Proteins from one Capricornis sumatraensis isolate serow.1 chromosome 2, serow.2, whole genome shotgun sequence genomic window:
- the LOC138069698 gene encoding guanylate-binding protein 1-like codes for MASEAHMSGPECLIENTNGQLLVNPEALKILSAIRQPVVVVAIVGPYRTGKSYLMNKLAGKNKGFSLGSTVQSHTKGIWMWCVPHPKKPDRTLVLLDTEGLGDVEKGDNQNDSWIFALAILLSSTFVYNSVGTINQQAMDQLHYVTELTDRIRARSSPDVDEVEDSADFVSFFPDFVWTLRDFSLDLEADGESITADEYLENSLKLKKGTSPKDETFNLPRLCIRKFFPKKKCFIFDRPTDRKKLGQLEELCDDELDSEFVQQAAAFCSYIFSNSKTKTLSGGIKVDGPRLGTLVQTYVNAISSGNLPCMENAVLALAEIENSAAVQKAIAHYDQQMSQKLQLPTETLKELLDLHRASEKEATEVFMKSSFKDIDQLFQKELVAQLDKKRDDFCNQNLKASEDHCSALLKDIFSPLEEDVKQGIYLKPGGYRLFIEKMQELKKKYVQEPRKGIQAEEILQEYLKSKESVTDVILQTDQTLSEKEKSIEVERVKAESARAAAKMLEEMQIKNQQMMEQKEKSHQEHVKQLTEKMERERAQLLEEQERTLALKLQEQSRLLQEGFQEETRRLYNEIQNLQKKMNKPKKGCFLG; via the exons ATGGCCTCAGAGGCCCACATGTCAGGCCCAGAGTGCCTCATTGAGAACACTAATGGGCAACTGCTGGTTAATCCAGAAGCTCTGAAGATCCTGTCTGCCATCAGGCAGCCTGTTGTGGTGGTGGCTATCGTGGGCCCCTACCGCACAGGCAAGTCCTACCTGATGAACAAGCTGGCCGGGAAGAACAAGG GCTTCTCTCTGGGCTCCACAGTGCAGTCTCACACGAAGGGCATCTGGATGTGGTGTGTGCCTCATCCTAAGAAGCCAGACCGTACTCTAGTTCTGCTTGATACTGAGGGCCTGGGGGATGTGGAGAAG GGTGACAACCAGAATGACTCCTGGATCTTTGCCCTAGCAATACTCTTGAGCAGCACTTTTGTGTACAATAGTGTGGGAACTATCAACCAGCAGGCCATGGACCAACTGCA CTATGTGACAGAGCTGACAGATAGAATCAGGGCAAGATCCTCACCTGATGTGGATGAGGTTGAGGATTCAGCTGACTTTGTGAGCTTCTTTCCAGACTTCGTATGGACACTGAGGGATTTCTCCCTAGACTTGGAAGCAGATGGAGAGTCCATCACAGCAGACGagtacctggagaattccctcaAGCTTAAGAAAG gtACCAGCCCGAAAGATGAAACTTTTAATCTGCCTCGACTCTGTATCCGAAAGTTCTTCCCAAAGAAGAAATGCTTCATCTTTGATCGGCCCACTGATAGGAAGAAATTGGGCCAGCTTGAGGAACTGTGTGACGATGAGCTGGATTCCGAATTTGTGCAACAAGCTGCAGCCTTCTGTTCCTACATCTTTAGCAATTCCAAAACTAAAACTCTCTCAGGAGGCATCAAGGTGGATGGCCCTC GTCTAGGGACCCTGGTGCAGACCTATGTCAATGCCATCAGCAGTGGGAATCTGCCCTGCATGGAGAATGCAGTCCTGGCCTTGGCTGAGATAGAGAACTCAGCCGCAGTACAAAAGGCCATTGCCCACTATGACCAGCAGATGAGCCAGAAGCTCCAGCTGCCCACAGAAACCCTCAAGGAACTGCTGGACCTGCACAGGGCCAGTGAGAAAGAGGCCACTGAAGTCTTCATGAAGAGTTCCTTCAAAGACATAGACCAATTATTTCAAAAAGAATTAGTG GCCCAGCTGGATAAAAAGCGAGATGACTTTTGTAACCAGAATCTTAAAGCATCAGAAGATCATTGCTCTGCTTTACTGAAGGATATTTTCAGTCCTCTAGAAGAAGATGTGAAACAGGGGATTTATTTGAAACCAGGGGGCTATCGCCTCTtcattgagaagatgcaagagctGAAGAAGAAGTATGTTCAGGAGCCCAGAAAGGGCATACAG GCTGAGGAGATTCTTCAGGAATACTTGAAGTCCAAGGAGTCTGTGACTGATGTAATTCTACAGACAGACCAGACgctctcagagaaggaaaagtcGATTGAAG TGGAACGTGTGAAAGCTGAATCTGCACGGGCTGCAGCAAAAATGTtggaggaaatgcaaataaagaacCAGCAGATgatggaacagaaagaaaagagccaTCAGGAACATGTGAAACAACTGACTGAGaagatggagagggagagggcccAGTTACTGGAAGAGCAGGAGAGAACTCTTGCTCTCAAACTGCAG gaACAGTCCCGACTACTACAGGAAGGATTCCAAGAAGAGACCAGACGACTTTATAATGAAATACAGAATCTCCAGAAGAAGATGAATAAACCAAAGAAGGGGTGTTTCCTAGgctaa